A stretch of DNA from Curtobacterium sp. MCBD17_035:
CGCACCGATGGGGTCAGGCGTGGTCGCCGGGGCGTGCCCGCAACTCGGCCTCGCGCGAGCGGTAGCCATCGGCGACGGCGGATGCGAAGGCCTTCGCCGCCGATCCGGCCCGGACCACGGGGCGCTGGGCAGCCTGCGACCGGTCGACCCGCCGCGCGAGGACGAACCCCACCACGAGACCGACGGCGACGAAGAACAGCTGCTTCACGTCCGGCTCCCTCCCACACCCGCAGGCGTGCCCTGCCCAGCTTAGTGCGGTCCGCCGGAACGCCGGAGGGCGGGCCGTCCGCTGTGGACGACCCGCCCTCGGCGGTGGTGCTGTGGATCAGCGGGCGGCGTAGTACTCGACGACCAGCTGGACCTCGCAGGTCACGGGGACCTCGGCGCGCTTCGGGCGACGCACGAGGCGGGCCTGGAGCTTGTCGATCTCGACCTCGAGGTACCCGGGCACCTTCGGGAGGACGTCCAGGTGACCACCGGCGGCGGCGACCTGGAACGGCTCGAGCGACTCGGAGCGCTGCTTGACGTGGATCAGCTGCCCCGGCTTGACGCGGAACGAGGGACGGTCGACGAGCTTGCCGTCGACCAGGATGTGGCGGTGCACGACGAGCTGGCGTGCCTGCGCGGTGGTCCGGGCGAAGCCGGCGCGGAGGACGAGCGCGTCGAGACGCTCCTCGAGGAGCTCGACGAGGCTCTCACCCGTCAGGCCCTTCGACTTGCGGGCCTCTTCGAAGACGATGCGGAGCTGCTTCTCGCGGATGCCGTACTGGGCACGCAGACGCTGCTTCTCACGGAGGCGGACGGCGTAGTCGCTGTCGGCCTTGCGGCGGGTGCGACCGTGCTCACCCGGCCCGTAGGGGCGCTTCTCGAGGTAACGGGCCGCCTTCGGCGTCAGCGGGATGCCGAGCGCGCGCGACAGGCGGGTCTTGCTGCGGGATCGTGACTTGGTAGACACAGGGTCCTTTTCTGTACTGAACGAACGGATCACGGTGGCCCCGCCGTGCGCACACGACGATCACCTGCGGCGCTCCGCTGACGCGGATCGGACCGCCCGTGACGGGATCCAGAGGGATGAGCCTGTGGGATCGGACGGCTACAGTCCGAACCGCGGTCACTGCGGTCCTCGACGCAGCCGCACGCGAGGACCCGGACGTGGGCGCGAACAGCATAGCAGGGCGGCCGCGGCCGTCGGAAGCAGCGAGGCCGTCCGTGTCAGGATCCGCGGATGATGCGCCGCAGTCGGTCGAGTCGCGGTCCGACCTCGCGCTCGTTCCCGTTCGTCGTGGGGCTGTAGTACTCGGTGCCCTCGAGGACGTCGGGGAGGTACTGCTGTCGCGCCACCCCGTGCTCGGCGTCGTGCGCGTAGACGTACCCCTTGCCGTGGCCGAGCCGCTTCGCACCGGGGTAGTGCGCGTCGCGCAGGTGGGTGGGGACGACTCCCATCCGGCCCGCCCGGACATCGGCGATCGCCGCGTCGATGCCGGTGTACGCGGCGTTCGACTTGGGTGCGGTGGCGAGGTAGACCACCGCCTCGGCGAGGGGGATGCGGCCCTCGGGCATCCCGATCAGCTGCACGGCCTGGGCTGCGGCGACCGCGATCGGGAGCGCCTGGGGATCGGCCATCCCGATGTCCTCGGACGCCGAGATGATCACCCGGCGCGCGATGAACCGCGGGTCCTCGCCCGCCTCGATCATGCGGGCCAGGTAGTGCAGCGCGGCATCGACGTCGCTGCCACGGATCGACTTGATGAACGCGCTGATGACGTCGTAGTGCTCGTCCCCCTGCCGGTCGTACCGCAGGAGCGCGCGGTCCACCGCGGCCGCGATCGTCTCGGCCGTGACGACCGGCACGGTCTCGTGGTCGTCCGACGCCGCGATCGCCGACTGCGCGGCCGCCTCGAGGGCGGTCAGGGCACGGCGGGCGTCACCCGAGGCGAGTCGGACGAGCGCCGCACGGGCCTCGTCACCGAGGACGACGGTCCCGGCCAGTCCACGAGGATCCTCCACGGCGCGGTCGACCAGGGTCCCGAGGTCCGCGTCGGACAGCGGGCGCAGTGTCAGGAGCAACGACCGGGAGAGCAGGGGCGCGATGACCGAGAACGAGGGGTTCTCGGTCGTCGCGGCGATGAGGACGACCCAGCCGTTCTCGACCCCCGGCAGCAGGGCGTCCTGCTGGGCCTTGCTGAACCGGTGGATCTCGTCGAGGAACAGGACGGTGGTCGAGCCGTAGAGATCGCGGTGGGCGAGGGCGCGCTCCATCACCTCGCGCACGTCCTTGACGCCTGCGGTGACGGCGCTCAGTTCGACGAAGGCCCGACCGGAAGAACGGGCGATGGCCTGCGCGATGGTGGTCTTGCCGGTGCCCGGTGGGCCCCAGAGGATGACCGAGACGCCACCGGGACGGTCGTCCGCTCCGGACGCCAGGGACACGAGGGGTGATCCGCGCCCGAGCAGGTGCCCCTGCCCGGCGACCTCGTCGAGGCTCGTCGGCCGCATGCGCACGGCGAGCGGCGCCGCGCCTTGACCGACGCCCGGCGCGCTCTGCACGCCCGTCACCGACCGGTCCGCTGCCATGTCCCCCATGGTAAGCGGCGGCACCGACACGATGCGCGGGACCGGGAGGACGCCACCACCGCAGGCCGCGGCGATCGGTCATCGGGTCGTCCACTACGATCCTCCCTGGCACCGGGGCGGCCGGGACGCGGGACCAGGGCGGAGGACACGTGGCACCGAGGAACCAGGGCAGGGATGCCAGGGAGGCGCGCGACCGCCTCCGTCTGTACCAGGCGCGCCAGGGCCTCCACGACCGGCGACGCCGGAGGCGGCGGCGGGACGACCTCGTCGCACTCGTCGCACTCGTCGTCGTCGCGGCACTCGCCACGGGCTCACAGCTCGTGCACGACGAGCGGACGACGGCCTCCGCATCGGCATCGGCATCGGCATCGGCATCCGCCACGAGCACGCCGACCCCGTCCGCCAGCGCCACCGCGGCGGACACCGGGAACGTGCCGAGCGCGTCCATCGCGAAGGCCTCGACCTGGACCGGCAGGCTCACGCTCAACAAGACGGTCACGTTGGACATCGAACTCGACGGGAAGGCCGCACCCCAGTCGACGAGCGTCCTGGTCGACCTCATCCGCAAGCAGTTCTACGACGGCACGTCCTGCCACCGGCTCAGCGTCACGAAGGGGGCACAGTTCATCCAGTGCGGCTCCGCCAACGGCGACGGCACCGGGGACGCCGGGTTCGAGTACGGACCGCTCGAGAACGTGCCCGCGGACGGCGACTACCCGACCGGCACGATCGCCATGGCCAGGAGCAGCTCGCAGTACTCCCAGAACACGCAGTTCTTAATCACCTACGGCGACACGCACCTCGACGGCTCGACCGGCGGCTACACGGTCGTCGGCAAGGTGACCGCGGGGCTCCCCCGGCTCCGGAAGACGATCACGTCGAAGGGGATCGGCACCGCCGGCAGCGACGGTACCGGTGCGCCGAAGGTCCCCACGACCATCACGGGCGCGACCATCGCCATCGAGCGGTGACCCACGGCCTCCCCGGCGGACCGGTTGGTCCTGTGTCGGAGGTGCCGCCGCCACCGGCCGCCCACGCCCCTGGCAAGTGACCCGTCGCCATCACAGCCCGTGCAATAGGCTGGCGTCCTGACCGGCCGACGGTGACGTCGGCGAGCACGACCACGATCGAGGCGAGACCTGTGGGACCTGACGAAGCAACGAGCTGGGGGCGAGTCGACGAGACCGGGACGGTGTACGTCCGGTACGGCGACGACGAGCGTGCGGTCGGTGAGTACCCCGACGCCGCCCCGGAGGAAGCCCTCGCCTACTACGCCCGGAAGTACGCCGACCTCGAGGGTCAGGTGCGGATCGCCGAGCAGCGCGCGCAGCGCGGCGCTTCGGCGTCGGACATCGGCCGGACGGTCGAGCACCTCCGCACGGCGCTCGCCGACGCTCGGGTCGTCGGCGACATCCAGGCCCTCGAGCGGCGCGTGGACGTCCTCGGCGAGCAGGTCGGCTCCCTCGGTCGTGAGCAGGCCGAACAGGCCGAGCAGGCCCTGACCGACGCGCTGGCGTACCGACGGGGCCTCGTCGAGGAAGCCGAGGCACTGGCGGCGGTGGATCCGGCACGGGCGCAGTGGAAGCAGATCACCACGCAGCTCGACGACGTCTTCGCCCGGTGGCAGCGGCACCAGCACGATGGTCCGCGGATCCCGAAGAACGAGGGCAACGAGCTGTGGAAGCGGTTCCGCACCGCCCGTTCCACCGTCGACCAGCACCGCCGTGCCTTCTACGCCGACCTCGACGCGCAGCACCGCGAGGCACGGTCCCGCAAGCAAGAGCTCGTCGACCAGGCCGAGGCGCTCGCGACCCGCGGCTCGGACGGCATCCCCGCGTACCGCCAACTGCTCGAGGACTGGAAGCACGCCGGCCGCGCGGGCAAGCGGTACGACGACGCACTGTGGAGCCGGTTCAAGGCCGCGGGTGACGTCCTCTTCGCGCAGAAGCACGACGAGGTCGCCCGCGAGTCCGAGGAGTACACGGCGAACCTCGACGCGAAGCTCGCGCTGCTGACCGAGGCCGAGCCCCTGCTCCAGGAGACCGACCGGGTCGCGGCACGCCGACGCCTGACCGACATCCAGCGCCGGTGGGACGAGATCGGTCGCGTGCCGCGCGACCGCGTCCGCAGTGTCGAGGACCGCATGCGTGCGATCGAGTCGCACGTCCGCGGGCTCGAGGACGAGCACTGGCGCGAGTCGGACCCCGAGCGCAAGGCCCGGTCCGCCGGGCTCGCGAGCCAGCTCGAGGACGCCATCGGCAAGCTCCAGGCCGAGCTGAACGACGCCGAGGCCTCGGGTGACACCGCTCGGATCAAGGCCGCGCAGGAGGCCCTGGACGCCAGGAGGATCTGGCTGGACGCACTGGGATCGTGACGTCGTCGGCGACCCGCTCGTCGGACGTGCCCGGGTCGCGCCGCCGGCCGCCGGCCGCTGGTCGACCCACCAGCTAGTCGACGCCCAGGATCACCCGGATCTCGCGGTCGTCCTGCCGCATCTGCGCCGCGAGCGCGTCCATGCCGTCGAACGCGACCATGCCGCGCACGTAGGCGACGAACATCACCGTGATGACGTCGTCGTACAGGTCGATGTCGACGTCGAGCAGGTGCGCTTCGATCTGCTTCTCGGGGACGCCCTCGAACGTCGGGTTGTTCCCGACGGAGACCGCGGCCGGGTAGGTCCGGCCCCGATGCAGCACCCGCGCGGCGTACACGCCGTCCGCGGGCACGAACCCCTCGCAGTCGGGATCGAGGTTGGCGGTCGGGTAGCCCATCTCGCGCCCGCGCTCGTTGCCGTGCACGACCGTGCTCCGCACGGCGTGGTCGCGGCCGAGCAGCCGCGCGGCCTCCGCGACGCGACCGACGGACAGCAGCTCGCGGATCCAGGTCGACGAGACGCGCCGTTCCCCCGCGGACCGGCCGTCGTCGACGAGGTCTACGTCATCGATCAACCGGACGGAGAACCCGTGCTGCTCGCCGAGGCGCCGGAGCAGGTCGACGTCGCCGGCACCGCGGGCGCCGAACCGGAAGTCGCTCCCGACGAGCACGACCCGTGCGTGGAGGGCACCCACGAGGACGCGCGCGACGAACTCGGCGGCGGGCAGCGACTGCAGGGACTGGTCGAACGGCAGCA
This window harbors:
- a CDS encoding DUF349 domain-containing protein; protein product: MGPDEATSWGRVDETGTVYVRYGDDERAVGEYPDAAPEEALAYYARKYADLEGQVRIAEQRAQRGASASDIGRTVEHLRTALADARVVGDIQALERRVDVLGEQVGSLGREQAEQAEQALTDALAYRRGLVEEAEALAAVDPARAQWKQITTQLDDVFARWQRHQHDGPRIPKNEGNELWKRFRTARSTVDQHRRAFYADLDAQHREARSRKQELVDQAEALATRGSDGIPAYRQLLEDWKHAGRAGKRYDDALWSRFKAAGDVLFAQKHDEVARESEEYTANLDAKLALLTEAEPLLQETDRVAARRRLTDIQRRWDEIGRVPRDRVRSVEDRMRAIESHVRGLEDEHWRESDPERKARSAGLASQLEDAIGKLQAELNDAEASGDTARIKAAQEALDARRIWLDALGS
- a CDS encoding peptidylprolyl isomerase, translating into MAPRNQGRDAREARDRLRLYQARQGLHDRRRRRRRRDDLVALVALVVVAALATGSQLVHDERTTASASASASASASATSTPTPSASATAADTGNVPSASIAKASTWTGRLTLNKTVTLDIELDGKAAPQSTSVLVDLIRKQFYDGTSCHRLSVTKGAQFIQCGSANGDGTGDAGFEYGPLENVPADGDYPTGTIAMARSSSQYSQNTQFLITYGDTHLDGSTGGYTVVGKVTAGLPRLRKTITSKGIGTAGSDGTGAPKVPTTITGATIAIER
- a CDS encoding bifunctional riboflavin kinase/FAD synthetase, producing MQYFADLAEVPAGFGPSAVTIGKFDGVHVGHRAVIAQLEDAARERDLVSTVVTFDRHPLSVLDPGHVPPALTSIRQRRELLEAAGVDATLLLPFDQSLQSLPAAEFVARVLVGALHARVVLVGSDFRFGARGAGDVDLLRRLGEQHGFSVRLIDDVDLVDDGRSAGERRVSSTWIRELLSVGRVAEAARLLGRDHAVRSTVVHGNERGREMGYPTANLDPDCEGFVPADGVYAARVLHRGRTYPAAVSVGNNPTFEGVPEKQIEAHLLDVDIDLYDDVITVMFVAYVRGMVAFDGMDALAAQMRQDDREIRVILGVD
- the rpsD gene encoding 30S ribosomal protein S4; its protein translation is MSTKSRSRSKTRLSRALGIPLTPKAARYLEKRPYGPGEHGRTRRKADSDYAVRLREKQRLRAQYGIREKQLRIVFEEARKSKGLTGESLVELLEERLDALVLRAGFARTTAQARQLVVHRHILVDGKLVDRPSFRVKPGQLIHVKQRSESLEPFQVAAAGGHLDVLPKVPGYLEVEIDKLQARLVRRPKRAEVPVTCEVQLVVEYYAAR
- a CDS encoding replication-associated recombination protein A, encoding MAADRSVTGVQSAPGVGQGAAPLAVRMRPTSLDEVAGQGHLLGRGSPLVSLASGADDRPGGVSVILWGPPGTGKTTIAQAIARSSGRAFVELSAVTAGVKDVREVMERALAHRDLYGSTTVLFLDEIHRFSKAQQDALLPGVENGWVVLIAATTENPSFSVIAPLLSRSLLLTLRPLSDADLGTLVDRAVEDPRGLAGTVVLGDEARAALVRLASGDARRALTALEAAAQSAIAASDDHETVPVVTAETIAAAVDRALLRYDRQGDEHYDVISAFIKSIRGSDVDAALHYLARMIEAGEDPRFIARRVIISASEDIGMADPQALPIAVAAAQAVQLIGMPEGRIPLAEAVVYLATAPKSNAAYTGIDAAIADVRAGRMGVVPTHLRDAHYPGAKRLGHGKGYVYAHDAEHGVARQQYLPDVLEGTEYYSPTTNGNEREVGPRLDRLRRIIRGS